A region of Candidatus Neomarinimicrobiota bacterium DNA encodes the following proteins:
- a CDS encoding T9SS type A sorting domain-containing protein has protein sequence MIKNLKLSFYGIIMLGLVASSVGQTTAQGNIANGDYHTAVILSDGTVKTWGSNLSGQLGLGDALNKGDGAGEMGDNLSIVDLGTGRTAVRVAAGANHTVVILDDGSVKAWGNNTYGQLGQGHTNNIGDGAGEMGDNLSAVDLGTGRTAVAIAAGDNHTAVILDDGTIKVWGQNAFGQLGQGNTIQLGDDSGEMGSNLSTVNLGTGRTAVYLAAGGGNTAVILDDGTVKVWGKNTFGQLGQGHINSIGDDSNEMGDNLLAVNLGTSITAIDIAVGTNHIIAILNDSTLKAWGYNNRGQLGYGHINNLGDGAGEMGDALPTLANNIKALAVAAGANHSLAILHDGTVTGIGWNNYGQLGFGHTNDIGNDASDQMGFVELGTGRTATAISAGYLHSSVILDLCGTKAWGLNNAGQLGQSNTANIGDGANEMGDNLSAIDLGTGKCPATKLTPISSGPSITFDPDNSTTNVAPTTNVIIHFNEAIRNLDDSGITDTNVDALITLKETDATGTHIVFDATINAAKTAIIINPVVNFATSQAIYVAIGATVEDLQNNPILAKSSTFTTGTLIPGQLNNQISSGYYTTNVILTDGSVKGWGSNVFGATGQGHNNTIGNGAGQMGDNLSTVDLGSGRTAAAVAVGNSTAAILDNGQLKAWGKNTFGQLGQGHTNHLGDGSGEMGDNLSAVDLGSGRTAVAVAVSLFHTAVILDNGNVKAWGRNSYGQLGQGHKNNLGDGSGEMGDNLSAVNLGTGRTAIAIAAGSNSTGVILDNGQVKIWGLNQYGELGQGHNNRLGDGPGEMGDNLAAVDLGAGRTAIAITAGEYHYAVILDDGTVKTWGRGNYGQLGQEHNSNIGDASNEMGSYLPSVNIGTGRTAIAIDAGYNHTTVIMDNGKVKTWGLNDRGQLGQGNTNNIGDNAGEMGDALSAIDLGTGRVVLGISGGSDYTSVILDDCTVKAFGFNLAGELGIGNNTTIGDGSGEMGNNLASVDLGTGICAATTALSITIDNTPPTVTFSPVNGATSVSLSANVLISFNEAIRNTDNSVLTDSNVDGLITLKLDNSSGADIGFDATINSAKTLITVTPSSNFSSSQTIYVAIGSTVEDGADNAISAANASFATLDAVGPTISWVPTDGSINVAVSSDVTLTFNESVRNTDDSGLTDINVDALITLKNTDASGSDIPFDATVSGGGSALSFDGINDYVEISDPSDGSLDFGTGDYAFSVWFNTNALGTTQQILCKREIGNYEVQISPNGYLSSWIGVDGFSSNAQVSPNVWNNVIITRSGSSVSMYLNGALVGTVTSSASTSSDRNFIIGNDGYGLSEYFYGLIDEISVWNSALTSNEVISLYNSGSPILSTSNSGNYLSSGSLVGYWGFNEGSGSTVADGSSIGNNGTISGASWTTISPGGNTVITINPVSNFSSNQTVYAAIGTEVEDFSDNANSASNTTFTTADIIAPTITFSPSDGTQGVAINNNVTITFSEAVRLIDDSGISDTNIDALITLKDTDGNGSDISFDATINTAKTVITIDPVSNFSSVQTVYVSIGSTVEDVSHNAISGGNASFVTIDTQGPSYIWNPVNGATGVSPASNVRLTFAEMVRNIDDTDLTDTNVDALLTLKDSDINGSDISFDATVSSAGGVGSLYFDGNDDYVIVERQIQDDFTIQAWVKTTTSRTGSRFYQGLGIVYADVAGWGMDFGTSILNGKFSFGTGTSDKTILSTSSIDDGNWHHVVATREKATGTISVYVNGALENSLVTTNTMALSSPTQINIGANTIDSRYFKGNIREVAVWNSTVSSAGVAALYNSGSPLNTLADAGNYTSSGNIMGYWKLNDGSGSVADDGSASANDGTINGAVWNSDGGGGYTIITMNPTGDFTSSQVVYAAIGSSVEDVSDNAISASSTTFTIANVDAPRIVSGSLANDNSYVLISISEAVYNTNGNSGALEVSDFNMVFNQNNGTATAVSVTGISKSDGTALAGGETIIRLNLSITGTPNGVETVAFKPTNGSSIFDIAALAMGTAQTTGPLPLNDLAPPIMVFSPGKDATGVGIGSNVTIAFSEPVRHTDNSAITNDNIDALLTLKNTNISGDNIPFEATVSLNKKIISINPTNYFQSLQTVYVAIGSTLEDSLDNATPDSSITFIVADVDPPTVVFNPAHGDTGVAYNSNITLTFSEPIRLKNNQVLVDAALDTIIDLRDTDSTGSVLGFTASINSSKTIITVNPVDYFRHQQNIYVGIGETVEDTVGNLISPAFAVFTSQSDQFPLVAFNPANSDVNVGVESNITITFTEPVRLLNNDRISNVSVDDLITLKDTNGDGKDLLFDAVISEEMVMITIDPYVDFTSQQSIYVGLGAGTEDSLNNIVGAHSVIFTAKDTQRPFAIFDPQDKSVDVPRNKSVIITFNEPIRKISNLQFTDSSIDDVVVLKKGNADGEDLSFDATINETMTVITVDPGNDFDYQQAIYAAITSEIEDTSDNVGYVGSSIFTTTDDTLKGPSIVSLIPPDNSIDVTGDQNLIIKFDENIITNPGYFIIYEYTADNEFEKIEIDDSKITISGNSLIVNPDGLFNSLSSYYVIVGNAVVTDSRGNLSTGILDKDTWNFTIRDMTLPMVAITPADSSTDVAVDTNIVLTFSEPIFHLDGSRPTLASIRSNIVFQTNNPNRTRFNVAYDLTNSTDGLVYTIDPKVYLYYAEDYIVSVKNLRDETGNILLPASSAFTTVYGQIQTYITTIANPTNSRAIPIEVSFGTSVTDFTLSDIEISGGTGQSFSGGNKNYFFEVVPSAEGDITINIPKNVCHNVANVNDVNVAAALIVTYDGLAPSIKYVVDGTKDGITDMDYQSSKNMYIGSWTLNEDLDNISQIKAALGTYPGGSNTVNWRYLGLQDTIQYNPLSLIEGRTYYLSISAEDKVGNTSEIVVSDGIIIDGMKPEVGIVNDGLGEDVDYVESNLSVAGNWHGFIDRLGVVSSYNIALGSKDYSTDLMDWVNTGNIDSTFSKTITLPLYEEIFFLVQAVDQAGNESSVKSSDGFIVDPHLGKPTIVSVTPQEGSILNMSNVNTSKISQIKFEFSEPVKSYSVDSKSFHTTGFNYALDSMATELTITIDPPLVSLDTIEITITNMVDSAGRAADDYIINYYTPPLGDYNMDMKINVLDLNQLVSGWKSNDSEFELGPTQGLYPHMVIDGNSDYDLDDAMVFGRFWGWSVAHHGLAKLFRLNTAEKPVISMRMNGFEIQPPIGAKTAQLFFEYDSENVTLNFSNANATNDSEIILSRNEQKSGQAIYEIGSLKQFDLKPIRVDMGQVENNESPVILSYVFYSAGQNVISEGEQEVNLVQVPESFSLSQNYPNPFNPITQIQYQLPYQTKVNLTVYDVLGNEVVVLVKKNQAPGTYKTIWNGLDKNGRQLSGGVYFYRLKTKEFSKTKKLVLLK, from the coding sequence ATGATTAAAAATTTAAAATTATCATTTTATGGAATTATTATGTTGGGTCTTGTTGCATCATCTGTAGGGCAAACTACCGCCCAAGGCAATATCGCAAACGGAGACTATCATACAGCCGTAATCCTTAGTGACGGCACGGTGAAAACTTGGGGGTCAAACTTATCAGGTCAGCTTGGATTGGGAGATGCTCTAAATAAGGGTGATGGTGCCGGTGAAATGGGTGATAATCTTTCTATAGTTGATTTAGGTACTGGCAGAACAGCTGTTAGGGTTGCAGCTGGCGCAAATCATACAGTCGTTATTCTTGATGACGGGAGTGTTAAAGCTTGGGGTAATAATACCTATGGTCAGTTGGGGCAAGGCCATACCAATAACATTGGAGACGGTGCCGGTGAAATGGGTGATAATCTTTCTGCAGTAGATTTGGGAACCGGTAGAACGGCCGTCGCCATTGCGGCTGGAGATAACCATACAGCTGTGATATTAGATGATGGTACCATAAAAGTGTGGGGACAAAATGCTTTTGGCCAATTAGGTCAAGGAAACACTATCCAATTGGGCGATGACTCCGGTGAAATGGGCAGTAATCTTTCTACAGTTAACTTGGGTACAGGCAGAACGGCGGTTTATCTCGCTGCGGGTGGAGGAAATACAGCCGTTATCCTTGATGATGGTACCGTAAAAGTATGGGGTAAAAATACTTTTGGACAATTAGGCCAAGGGCATATTAACTCTATAGGGGATGATTCCAATGAAATGGGTGATAATCTTTTAGCTGTTAATCTTGGTACAAGTATAACAGCCATCGATATTGCTGTTGGGACAAATCATATTATTGCAATCTTAAATGATAGCACCCTTAAAGCTTGGGGTTATAATAATAGAGGTCAACTTGGATATGGGCATATCAATAATTTGGGTGATGGCGCAGGTGAAATGGGTGATGCACTTCCAACTTTAGCCAATAATATTAAAGCATTGGCAGTTGCCGCCGGTGCAAATCATTCGCTCGCAATTTTACACGATGGTACTGTTACAGGGATTGGTTGGAATAATTATGGGCAATTAGGATTCGGACATACCAATGATATCGGTAACGATGCATCAGATCAAATGGGCTTCGTTGAATTAGGTACCGGTCGAACAGCCACAGCCATTTCAGCTGGTTATTTGCATTCGTCTGTCATTTTGGACTTATGTGGTACTAAGGCTTGGGGGTTAAATAATGCAGGTCAACTTGGTCAAAGTAACACGGCTAATATTGGAGATGGCGCCAATGAAATGGGTGATAATTTATCAGCCATTGATCTTGGTACAGGAAAATGTCCAGCTACAAAATTAACACCCATATCTAGCGGCCCCTCCATAACTTTTGACCCAGATAATAGTACTACCAATGTGGCCCCCACAACCAATGTTATAATTCATTTTAATGAAGCAATCAGGAATCTAGATGATTCTGGAATTACCGATACAAATGTTGATGCTTTAATTACGTTAAAAGAAACAGATGCAACTGGAACCCATATCGTTTTTGATGCCACTATTAATGCGGCTAAAACAGCCATTATTATTAATCCAGTTGTCAATTTCGCAACAAGTCAAGCCATCTATGTTGCCATTGGTGCTACTGTTGAGGATCTTCAAAACAATCCTATACTTGCCAAAAGCTCAACATTTACTACGGGAACGCTGATTCCGGGGCAATTGAATAACCAAATATCAAGTGGTTATTATACGACAAATGTCATTCTTACTGATGGAAGTGTCAAAGGATGGGGATCTAACGTTTTTGGTGCCACCGGACAGGGGCATAACAATACTATTGGTAATGGCGCCGGTCAAATGGGTGACAATCTTTCTACCGTTGACTTGGGTTCAGGAAGAACAGCGGCGGCTGTTGCAGTGGGAAATAGCACAGCAGCCATTCTTGACAATGGCCAATTAAAAGCTTGGGGTAAAAATACCTTTGGGCAATTAGGTCAAGGGCATACAAATCATTTGGGAGATGGGTCAGGCGAAATGGGTGACAATCTTTCTGCTGTTGACTTGGGTTCAGGAAGAACAGCGGTAGCTGTTGCTGTAAGTCTTTTTCATACAGCTGTCATACTTGATAATGGCAATGTTAAAGCATGGGGACGAAATTCTTATGGACAATTAGGGCAAGGCCATAAAAATAATTTAGGCGATGGATCGGGTGAAATGGGCGATAATCTTTCTGCTGTTAACTTGGGCACAGGAAGGACTGCCATTGCCATCGCTGCTGGTAGTAATAGTACTGGCGTCATTCTTGATAATGGACAAGTAAAGATATGGGGTTTGAATCAATATGGCGAATTAGGTCAGGGGCATAACAATAGATTGGGTGACGGACCGGGTGAAATGGGCGATAATTTAGCAGCTGTGGACTTGGGCGCAGGAAGGACTGCCATTGCAATCACCGCTGGCGAATATCATTATGCTGTAATCTTGGATGATGGTACTGTTAAAACGTGGGGAAGAGGCAACTATGGTCAATTGGGTCAGGAGCATAATAGCAACATAGGTGACGCTTCTAATGAAATGGGAAGTTATCTACCCTCAGTAAATATAGGAACGGGCCGGACCGCCATCGCTATAGATGCGGGATATAACCATACAACAGTAATTATGGATAATGGTAAGGTTAAAACTTGGGGATTAAATGACCGTGGTCAGTTAGGTCAAGGCAATACCAATAATATAGGTGATAATGCGGGCGAAATGGGCGATGCCCTATCTGCAATAGATTTAGGCACGGGAAGGGTAGTTCTAGGCATATCAGGCGGCTCTGATTATACGTCCGTTATTTTAGACGACTGTACTGTCAAGGCTTTTGGTTTTAATTTAGCTGGGGAACTGGGTATAGGAAATAATACAACAATCGGTGACGGTTCCGGTGAAATGGGTAACAACCTAGCATCGGTTGATTTAGGGACAGGTATATGTGCCGCGACTACAGCCCTTTCTATTACAATAGATAATACGCCGCCCACCGTAACCTTTTCTCCGGTCAATGGTGCGACCAGTGTTTCTCTGAGCGCGAATGTATTAATCTCCTTCAATGAGGCTATCCGTAACACGGATAATAGTGTACTCACCGATTCTAATGTTGACGGTCTTATTACACTAAAATTGGATAATTCCAGCGGTGCTGACATTGGTTTTGACGCTACAATCAATTCGGCCAAAACCTTAATTACTGTCACACCTTCGAGTAATTTTTCTTCGAGCCAAACAATTTACGTAGCTATAGGATCCACTGTTGAAGATGGCGCGGACAATGCCATTTCTGCCGCAAATGCATCATTCGCCACATTAGATGCTGTCGGCCCAACAATTTCTTGGGTGCCAACAGACGGCTCAATCAATGTTGCAGTTTCAAGTGATGTAACACTTACGTTTAATGAATCGGTGAGGAATACGGATGATTCTGGCCTTACAGATATCAATGTGGATGCACTCATCACACTTAAAAATACTGATGCCAGTGGAAGTGATATTCCTTTTGATGCGACTGTAAGTGGTGGCGGATCTGCTTTGAGTTTTGATGGAATAAATGATTATGTTGAAATTTCGGATCCCTCGGATGGAAGTTTGGATTTTGGTACCGGTGATTATGCATTTTCAGTATGGTTTAATACAAATGCGCTAGGAACCACCCAGCAAATATTATGTAAACGAGAAATTGGAAATTATGAGGTTCAAATTAGTCCGAATGGTTACTTATCATCTTGGATTGGTGTGGATGGTTTTTCCAGTAATGCCCAAGTATCACCAAATGTATGGAATAATGTCATAATAACGCGGTCCGGTTCGTCGGTTAGCATGTATTTAAATGGTGCTTTGGTTGGAACTGTCACATCCAGCGCTTCTACATCTAGTGATAGAAATTTTATTATTGGAAACGATGGATACGGTCTATCCGAATATTTTTATGGATTAATTGATGAAATAAGCGTTTGGAATAGCGCGTTGACTTCCAATGAAGTTATTTCACTATATAATTCAGGAAGTCCTATTTTATCAACTTCAAACTCAGGCAACTATTTATCTTCCGGATCTCTCGTTGGATATTGGGGTTTTAATGAAGGCAGCGGTTCTACCGTTGCTGATGGCAGCAGTATAGGAAACAATGGTACAATCAGTGGCGCATCTTGGACGACTATTTCCCCCGGTGGTAATACGGTTATCACTATTAACCCTGTCAGTAATTTTAGTTCCAATCAGACGGTTTATGCCGCCATTGGAACGGAAGTAGAAGATTTTTCAGACAATGCTAATTCCGCTTCCAATACTACTTTTACCACTGCAGATATTATTGCACCAACGATTACTTTCTCTCCTTCGGATGGAACGCAAGGTGTGGCCATCAATAATAACGTAACGATAACTTTTTCTGAAGCTGTACGGTTAATAGATGACTCAGGAATTTCTGATACCAATATTGATGCCCTAATTACACTTAAAGATACGGATGGAAACGGCAGTGATATCTCTTTTGATGCAACGATTAATACAGCTAAAACAGTAATTACAATAGATCCTGTAAGCAACTTCAGTTCCGTTCAAACTGTATATGTATCGATTGGTTCTACGGTTGAGGATGTTTCGCACAATGCAATTTCTGGAGGCAATGCCTCTTTTGTAACTATTGATACACAAGGACCATCTTATATATGGAATCCGGTCAACGGTGCCACGGGTGTTTCACCTGCTTCAAATGTGAGGCTTACTTTCGCCGAAATGGTCCGAAATATAGACGATACGGACCTTACCGACACCAATGTGGATGCACTGTTGACTTTAAAAGATTCCGATATTAATGGAAGCGATATTAGCTTCGATGCTACAGTGAGTTCTGCCGGTGGTGTGGGGTCACTTTATTTTGATGGTAACGACGATTATGTAATTGTTGAACGGCAGATACAGGACGATTTCACAATTCAGGCATGGGTCAAAACAACAACTTCCCGAACTGGTTCAAGGTTTTATCAAGGATTGGGTATCGTTTATGCCGATGTTGCAGGATGGGGAATGGATTTTGGAACATCTATCCTAAATGGAAAATTTTCATTTGGTACGGGAACATCAGACAAAACTATTTTATCCACAAGTTCGATTGACGATGGCAATTGGCATCATGTTGTTGCGACTCGTGAGAAAGCCACTGGTACAATTTCTGTTTATGTGAATGGTGCATTAGAGAATTCATTGGTAACTACCAATACAATGGCATTGTCCTCACCAACTCAAATCAACATTGGAGCTAACACAATAGACTCTCGTTATTTTAAAGGTAATATTAGAGAGGTTGCTGTGTGGAATAGTACGGTTTCATCTGCTGGTGTTGCTGCACTATATAATTCAGGGTCGCCTCTCAATACTTTAGCCGACGCAGGAAATTATACTTCTTCCGGGAATATAATGGGTTATTGGAAGTTAAATGATGGATCTGGTTCTGTAGCGGATGATGGCAGTGCAAGCGCTAATGATGGTACAATTAATGGCGCTGTATGGAATTCTGATGGCGGCGGCGGATACACCATAATTACCATGAATCCCACCGGTGATTTTACTTCTTCTCAAGTTGTTTACGCTGCAATTGGTTCATCTGTTGAAGATGTATCTGACAATGCCATCAGTGCATCTAGTACTACTTTCACTATTGCCAATGTGGATGCCCCTAGAATCGTTAGCGGCTCTCTTGCAAATGATAATAGTTATGTACTTATTTCAATTAGTGAAGCAGTTTATAATACAAATGGTAATTCGGGCGCTTTAGAAGTTTCCGATTTCAATATGGTTTTTAATCAAAATAACGGAACCGCTACAGCAGTTTCAGTCACGGGTATTAGTAAGTCTGATGGCACCGCATTGGCAGGTGGAGAAACAATAATTCGGCTCAATCTAAGTATCACTGGTACACCAAATGGTGTTGAGACAGTTGCATTTAAACCAACCAATGGGTCATCAATATTTGACATAGCTGCTCTGGCTATGGGTACAGCCCAAACAACGGGCCCATTACCATTGAATGACCTTGCGCCACCCATTATGGTTTTTTCTCCAGGGAAAGATGCTACGGGAGTCGGAATTGGAAGTAATGTAACCATTGCTTTTTCTGAACCAGTTCGCCATACAGACAATAGTGCCATAACAAATGATAATATAGATGCCTTATTAACTCTGAAGAATACAAATATCAGTGGCGATAATATTCCATTCGAAGCTACGGTTAGTTTAAATAAAAAGATTATATCTATTAATCCCACTAATTATTTTCAAAGTCTTCAAACAGTTTATGTTGCTATTGGATCAACGTTAGAAGATTCTCTAGATAATGCCACTCCCGATTCAAGTATTACATTTATAGTCGCAGATGTGGATCCACCAACGGTCGTATTTAATCCAGCTCACGGTGATACAGGAGTCGCTTACAATTCAAATATTACTTTAACATTTAGCGAACCTATACGATTAAAAAATAATCAAGTTTTAGTTGATGCTGCTTTGGATACAATCATTGACTTACGGGACACAGATTCAACCGGAAGTGTATTGGGCTTCACAGCCTCAATCAATTCATCCAAAACAATTATTACCGTAAATCCGGTGGATTACTTCAGACATCAGCAAAATATTTATGTGGGCATTGGCGAAACTGTGGAAGATACTGTGGGAAATTTAATTAGCCCTGCTTTTGCAGTATTCACCTCTCAGTCTGATCAATTTCCTTTGGTGGCGTTCAACCCTGCTAATAGTGATGTAAATGTTGGTGTAGAAAGCAACATTACCATTACATTTACTGAGCCGGTAAGACTTTTGAATAATGATCGAATTTCCAATGTGAGCGTAGATGACTTAATAACTCTAAAAGATACTAATGGTGACGGAAAAGATCTCCTTTTCGATGCAGTGATCAGCGAAGAAATGGTAATGATAACCATTGACCCTTATGTTGATTTTACTAGCCAACAGTCCATCTATGTTGGTCTAGGTGCTGGTACAGAAGATTCCCTCAATAATATCGTAGGCGCTCACAGCGTCATATTCACTGCCAAGGATACGCAAAGGCCATTTGCTATATTTGATCCACAGGATAAATCCGTGGATGTGCCACGAAATAAATCAGTCATAATCACCTTTAATGAACCGATAAGAAAGATTTCAAATCTCCAGTTTACAGATAGCTCAATTGATGATGTTGTTGTTCTTAAAAAAGGCAATGCGGATGGAGAAGATTTATCCTTTGATGCCACCATTAATGAAACAATGACAGTAATCACTGTAGATCCCGGAAATGACTTTGATTACCAACAAGCAATTTATGCGGCCATCACGAGCGAGATTGAAGATACATCCGATAATGTAGGTTATGTGGGGAGCAGTATTTTTACCACCACAGATGACACCTTAAAGGGGCCGAGCATAGTTAGTCTTATTCCACCGGACAATAGTATTGACGTGACTGGCGATCAAAATTTAATTATAAAATTTGATGAAAATATTATTACTAATCCTGGCTACTTCATCATTTATGAATACACAGCGGATAATGAATTTGAGAAAATAGAAATTGATGATTCAAAAATTACCATCAGTGGAAATAGTCTTATTGTTAATCCTGATGGATTATTTAATAGTTTATCTTCTTATTATGTAATTGTTGGTAATGCTGTAGTAACAGATAGTCGTGGAAACTTATCAACCGGTATATTGGATAAGGATACATGGAATTTCACCATCAGAGATATGACCTTACCAATGGTTGCCATAACACCGGCAGATAGTTCCACCGATGTGGCCGTAGATACCAATATAGTTTTAACATTCAGTGAACCGATCTTTCATTTAGATGGCAGTAGACCTACACTGGCGAGTATTCGTTCAAACATAGTATTTCAAACCAATAATCCGAACCGTACTCGATTCAATGTAGCATATGATTTAACTAACAGCACTGATGGGCTAGTGTATACAATTGATCCAAAAGTTTATTTGTATTATGCTGAGGATTATATTGTTTCTGTTAAAAATTTAAGGGATGAAACAGGGAATATATTGCTGCCGGCATCCAGTGCATTCACTACTGTTTATGGACAAATTCAAACTTATATCACGACCATTGCTAATCCAACAAACAGTCGCGCTATTCCTATTGAAGTTTCCTTTGGCACTTCCGTCACTGATTTTACATTAAGTGATATTGAGATTAGCGGTGGAACGGGCCAATCGTTCTCTGGTGGAAATAAAAATTATTTCTTCGAAGTTGTCCCTAGTGCCGAGGGTGACATCACAATAAATATACCTAAAAATGTTTGTCATAATGTTGCCAATGTAAATGATGTGAATGTTGCCGCTGCCTTAATTGTTACTTATGATGGCTTAGCGCCGAGCATTAAATATGTTGTAGATGGTACGAAGGATGGTATTACAGATATGGATTACCAATCTTCTAAAAATATGTATATTGGATCCTGGACATTGAATGAAGATCTCGATAATATCTCCCAGATTAAAGCTGCCTTAGGCACATATCCCGGAGGTAGTAACACCGTAAACTGGCGATACCTCGGACTTCAGGATACTATTCAGTACAATCCTCTTTCTCTTATTGAAGGAAGAACTTATTATTTAAGTATTTCAGCGGAAGATAAAGTGGGGAATACTTCAGAAATTGTAGTGAGTGACGGAATAATAATTGACGGTATGAAGCCAGAAGTTGGTATAGTCAACGATGGTCTTGGCGAAGATGTAGATTATGTAGAGAGTAACTTATCCGTCGCTGGTAACTGGCATGGATTTATCGATCGTTTGGGTGTGGTGAGTTCTTATAATATTGCATTGGGATCCAAAGATTATTCCACAGATCTAATGGATTGGGTGAATACAGGTAATATTGATTCAACATTTAGTAAAACAATTACGCTGCCGCTTTATGAAGAAATTTTCTTTTTAGTTCAAGCTGTTGATCAAGCAGGGAATGAATCGTCTGTAAAGTCGAGTGATGGTTTTATTGTAGATCCTCACTTGGGTAAGCCGACTATTGTCAGTGTTACTCCGCAAGAGGGGTCAATTTTAAATATGTCCAATGTAAATACAAGTAAAATCAGCCAGATAAAATTTGAATTTTCGGAACCGGTCAAATCATACAGTGTTGATTCGAAATCTTTTCATACTACCGGTTTTAACTATGCCTTGGATTCAATGGCGACAGAATTAACAATAACAATTGACCCGCCGCTGGTAAGTTTAGATACAATTGAAATTACCATCACCAACATGGTGGATTCTGCTGGGCGTGCGGCTGATGATTATATTATAAATTATTATACACCTCCATTAGGGGATTATAATATGGATATGAAAATCAATGTGTTAGATTTAAATCAATTGGTTTCCGGTTGGAAAAGTAATGATTCTGAATTCGAATTGGGCCCAACCCAGGGTTTGTATCCTCATATGGTTATTGATGGAAATTCTGATTATGATTTGGATGATGCCATGGTATTTGGTCGATTTTGGGGCTGGTCTGTAGCCCACCATGGCCTGGCAAAATTATTCCGATT